Proteins from a single region of Chlorocebus sabaeus isolate Y175 chromosome 7, mChlSab1.0.hap1, whole genome shotgun sequence:
- the LOC103236132 gene encoding myosin light polypeptide 6: protein MCDFTEDQTAEVKEVFQLFDRTGDGKILYSQCGDMMRALGQNPTNPEVLKVLGNPKSDEMNVKVLDFEHFLPMLQTVAKNKDQGTYEDYVKGLRVFDKEGNGTVMGAEIRHVLVTLGEKMTEEEVEMLVAGHEDSNGCINYEAFVRHILSG from the coding sequence ATGTGTGACTTCACTGAAGACCAGACCGCAGAGGTCAAGGAGGTCTTCCAGCTGTTTGACCGAACAGGTGATGGCAAGATCCTGTACAGCCAGTGTGGGGACATGATGAGGGCCCTGGGCCAGAACCCTACCAACCCCGAGGTGCTCAAGGTCCTGGGGAACCCCAAGAGTGATGAGATGAACGTGAAGGTGCTGGACTTTGAGCACTTTCTGCCCATGCTGCAGACAGTGGCCAAGAACAAGGACCAGGGCACCTATGAGGATTATGTCAAAGGACTTCGGGTGTTTGACAAGGAAGGAAATGGCACCGTCATGGGTGCTGAAATCCGGCATGTTCTTGTCACACTGGGTGAGAAGATGACAGAGGAAGAAGTAGAGATGCTGGTGGCAGGGCACGAGGACAGCAATGGTTGTATCAACTATGAAGCGTTTGTGAGGCATATCCTGTCGGGGTGA
- the ALPK1 gene encoding alpha-protein kinase 1 isoform X5 has protein sequence MMVIERRKRQNTVGFVVLMKMPPTLSLALSLPAFPPGSRCSTLFLQASLRASILARDCAAAAAIVFLVDRFLYGLDVSGKLLQVAKGLHKLQPTTPIAPQVVIRQARISMNSGKLLKAEYILSSLISNNGATGTWLYRNESDKVLVQSVCIQIRGQILQKLGMWYEAAELIWASIVGYLALPQPDKKGLSTSLGILADIFVSMSKNDYEKFKNNPQINLSLLKEFDHHVLSAAEACKLAAAFSAYTPLFVLTAVNIRGTCLLSYSSSNDCPPEMKNFYLCEAKEAFEIGLLTKRDDEPVTGKQELHSFVKAAFGLTTVHRRLHGETGTVHAAIQLCKEAMGKLYNFSTSSRSQDREALSQEIMSMIAQVKEHLQVQSFSNLDDRSYVPESFKCRLDKLILHGQVDFQKLLDTHSQHHTSVCEVFESDCGNNKNEQKGAKTGVCITALKTETKNIDTVSTTQEKPHCQRDTGISSSLMAKNVQRELRRGGRRNWTHSDVFRVSLDQDVETETEPSDYSNGGGAVSNKSLSGSQSSSAWSNLSGFSSSASWEEVNYHVDDRSARKEPGKEYLVDTQCSTALSEELENDREGRAVHSLCSELQDLFLQEPKDDNAEPSQNQPHEQLPLTPFPPHNIPGTFLAPGAGLLEGAPEGIQEVRNMAPRNTSAHSRPSYGSASWSSDSGRPKNMGTHPSVQDEEAFEIIDEFPETNCDAKDRQEKEQGEEIGKRGTGPTVKASPSWVDPEGETAESTEDVPLDFHRVMHNSPGNISTLPYSSFTPNRPVQNSDSRKSGGSVAEQGIDPDASTVDEEGQLLDSTDVPCTNGHGSHRLCTLRELPGQRAETPNSSVSSNILFPVLSEDCTTTEEGNEPGNVPNCSQNSSSSSAWWLNSPVFSSGSSEGDSPWSYLNSSGSSWVSLLGKTRQEILEARTLQPDDFEKLLAGVRHDWLFQRLENTGIFKPSQLHRAHTALLLKYSKKSELWTAQETAVYLGDYLTVKKKGRQRNAFWVHHLHQEEILGRYVGKDYKEQKGLWHHFTDVERQMTAQHYVTEFNKRLYEQNIPTQIFYIPSTILLILEDKTIKGCISVEPYILGEFVKLSNNTKVVKTEYKATEYGLAYGHFSYEFSNHRDVVVDLQGWVTGNGKGLIYLTDPQIHSVDQKDVTTNFGKRGIFYFFNNQHVECNEICHRLSLTRPSMEEPYKS, from the exons GAAAACTTTTAAAAGCGGAGTATATTCTGAGCAGTCTAATAAGCAACAATGGAGCAACGG gTACCTGGCTGTACAGAAATGAAAGTGACAAGGTCCTGGTGCAGTCGGTCTGTATACAGATCAGAGGGCAGATTCTGCAAAAGCTAG ggatgTGGTACGAAGCAGCAGAGTTAATATGGGCCTCCATCGTAGGATATTTGGCACTTCCTCAGCCGGATAAAAAG GGCCTCTCCACGTCATTAGGTATACTGGCAGACATCTTTGTTTCCATGAGCAAGAATGattatgaaaagtttaaaaacaatccACAAATTAATTTG AGCCTGCTGAAGGAGTTTGACCACCATGTGCTGTCCGCCGCAGAAGCCTGCAAGCTGGCAGCTGCCTTCAGTGCCTACACGCCACTCTTCGTGCTCACAGCTGTG AATATCCGTGGCACGTGCTTATTGTCATATAGTAGTTCAAATGACTGTCCTCcagaaatgaaaaacttttatCTGTGTGAAGCCAAAGAGGCCTTTGAGATTGGCCTTCTCACCAAGAGAGATGATGAGCCTGTTACTGGAAAACAGGAGCTTCACAGCTTTGTCAAAGCTGCTTTTGGTCTCACCACAGTGCACAGAAGGCTCCATGGGGAGACAGGGACAGTCCATGCAGCAATTCAGCTCTGTAAGGAAGCGATGGGGAAGCTGTACAATTTCAGCACTTCCTCCAGAAGTCAGGACAGAGAAGCCCTGTCTCAAGAAATTATGTCTATGATTGCCCAGGTGAAGGAACATTTACAAGTTCAAAGCTTCTCAAATTTAGATGACAGATCTTATGTTCCAGAGAGTTTCAAGTGCAGGTTGGATAAACTTATCTTGCATGGGCAAGTGGATTTCCAAAAACTCCTTGACACCCATTCACAGCACCATACTTCGGTGTGTGAAGTATTTGAAAGTGATTgtggaaacaacaaaaatgaacagaaaggtgCAAAAACAGGAGTCTGTATCACTGctctaaaaacagaaacaaaaaacatagatACTGTGAGTACTACTCAAGAAAAGCCACATTGTCAAAGAGACACAGGAATATCTTCCTCTCTAATGGCTAAGAATGTTCAGAGGGAACtcagaaggggaggaaggagaaactGGACCCATTCTGACGTATTTCGAGTCTCGTTGGATCAAGATGTAGAGACTGAGACTGAGCCATCGGACTACAGCAATGGTGGGGGAGCTGTTTCCAACAAGTCTCTGAGTGGCAGCCAGAGCTCCAGTGCTTGGAGCAACTTATCAGGGTTTAGTTCCTCTGCAAGCTGGGAGGAAGTGAATTATCATGTTGATGACAGATCAGCCAGAAAAGAGCCTGGCAAAGAATATCTGGTGGACACTCAGTGTTCCACTGCCTTGTCTGAGGAGCTAGAGAATGACAGGGAAGGCAGAGCTGTGCATTCGTTGTGTTCAGAGCTTCAGGATCTCTTTCTTCAGGAACCCAAAGATGACAATGCAGAGCCTTCTCAAAATCAGCCACATGAACAGTTGCCCTTGACACCCTTCCCTCCTCATAATATCCCAGGTACTTTCTTGGCCCCTGGTGCAGGGCTTCTAGAAGGAGCTCCAGAAGGTATCCAGGAAGTCAGAAATATGGCACCCAGAAATACTTCTGCTCACTCCAGACCCTCATATGGTTCTGCTTCTTGGTCTTCTGATTCTGGTAGGCCCAAGAATATGGGCACACATCCTTCAGTCCAAGATGAAGAAGCCTTTGAAATAATTGATGAGTTTCCAGAAACCAACTGTGATGCGAAagacaggcaggagaaagagCAGGGAGAAGAAATCGGTAAAAGAGGCACAGGCCCTACAGTTAAAGCTAGTCCCTCCTGGGTTGACCCAGAAGGAGAAACAGCAGAAAGCACGGAAGATGTACCCTTAGACTTTCACAGGGTCATGCACAATTCTCCGGGAAACATTTCCACGCTGCCATATAGCTCCTTCACCCCTAATCGGCCTGTTCAAAATTCTGACTCCAGAAAAAGTGGTGGTTCAGTTGCAGAGCAGGGCATCGACCCTGATGCCTCCACGGTGGATGAGGAGGGGCAACTGCTTGACAGCACGGATGTCCCCTGTACAAATGGGCATGGCTCTCATAGACTGTGCACTCTGAGAGAGCTGCCTGGTCAGAGGGCTGAGACCCCCAATTCCTCTGTAAGCAGTAACATCCTCTTCCCTGTCCTCAGCGAGGACTGCACTACCACAGAGGAAGGAAATGAGCCTGGAAACGTGCCAAATTGCAGCCAGAACTCCAGTTCATCCTCAGCGTGGTGGCTGAACTCACCTGTGTTTTCCAGCGGTTCTTCTGAGGGGGACAGTCCTTGGTCCTATCTGAATTCCAGTGGGAGTTCTTGGGTTTCATTGCTGGGAAAGACAAGGCAAGAGATCCTTGAGGCTCGCACCTTGCAACCTGATGACTTTGAAAAGCTCTTGGCAGGAGTGAGGCATGATTGGCTGTTTCAGAGACTAGAGAATACGGGGATTTTTAAGCCCAGCCAACTCCACCGAGCACATA ctgctcttttgttaaaatattcaaaaaaatctGAATTGTGGACAGCCCAGGAAACTGCTGTCTATTTGGGGGACTACTTGACTGTGAAGAAAAAAGGCAGACAAAGAAATGCTTTTTGGGTTCATCATCTTCATCAAGAAGAAATTCTGGGGAG GTATGTTGGGAAAGACTATAAGGAGCAGAAGGGGCTCTGGCACCACTTCACTGATGTAGAGCGGCAGATGACCGCACAGCACTATGTGACAGAATTTAACAAGAGACTCTATGAACAAAACATTCCCACGCAGATATTCTACATCCCATCCACAATATTACTG attttagaggaCAAGACAATAAAGGGATGTATCAGTGTGGAACCTTACATACTGGGAGAATTCGTAAAATTGTCAAATAATACGAAAGTGGtgaaaacagaatacaaagccaCAGAATATGGCTTGGCCTATGGCCATTTTTCTTATGAGTTTTCTAATCATAGAGATGTTGTAGTCGATTTACAAG GTTGGGTAACCGGTAATGGAAAAGGACTCATCTACCTCACAGATCCCCAGATTCATTCTGTTGATCAGAAAGATGTCACTACCAATTTTGGAAAAAGAGgaattttttacttctttaataaCCAGCATGTGGAATGTAATGAAATCTGCCATCGTCTGTCTTTGACTAGACCTTCAATGGAGGAACCATATAAGTCATAG
- the ALPK1 gene encoding alpha-protein kinase 1 isoform X7: MNSGKLLKAEYILSSLISNNGATGTWLYRNESDKVLVQSVCIQIRGQILQKLGMWYEAAELIWASIVGYLALPQPDKKGLSTSLGILADIFVSMSKNDYEKFKNNPQINLSLLKEFDHHVLSAAEACKLAAAFSAYTPLFVLTAVNIRGTCLLSYSSSNDCPPEMKNFYLCEAKEAFEIGLLTKRDDEPVTGKQELHSFVKAAFGLTTVHRRLHGETGTVHAAIQLCKEAMGKLYNFSTSSRSQDREALSQEIMSMIAQVKEHLQVQSFSNLDDRSYVPESFKCRLDKLILHGQVDFQKLLDTHSQHHTSVCEVFESDCGNNKNEQKGAKTGVCITALKTETKNIDTVSTTQEKPHCQRDTGISSSLMAKNVQRELRRGGRRNWTHSDVFRVSLDQDVETETEPSDYSNGGGAVSNKSLSGSQSSSAWSNLSGFSSSASWEEVNYHVDDRSARKEPGKEYLVDTQCSTALSEELENDREGRAVHSLCSELQDLFLQEPKDDNAEPSQNQPHEQLPLTPFPPHNIPGTFLAPGAGLLEGAPEGIQEVRNMAPRNTSAHSRPSYGSASWSSDSGRPKNMGTHPSVQDEEAFEIIDEFPETNCDAKDRQEKEQGEEIGKRGTGPTVKASPSWVDPEGETAESTEDVPLDFHRVMHNSPGNISTLPYSSFTPNRPVQNSDSRKSGGSVAEQGIDPDASTVDEEGQLLDSTDVPCTNGHGSHRLCTLRELPGQRAETPNSSVSSNILFPVLSEDCTTTEEGNEPGNVPNCSQNSSSSSAWWLNSPVFSSGSSEGDSPWSYLNSSGSSWVSLLGKTRQEILEARTLQPDDFEKLLAGVRHDWLFQRLENTGIFKPSQLHRAHTALLLKYSKKSELWTAQETAVYLGDYLTVKKKGRQRNAFWVHHLHQEEILGRYVGKDYKEQKGLWHHFTDVERQMTAQHYVTEFNKRLYEQNIPTQIFYIPSTILLILEDKTIKGCISVEPYILGEFVKLSNNTKVVKTEYKATEYGLAYGHFSYEFSNHRDVVVDLQGWVTGNGKGLIYLTDPQIHSVDQKDVTTNFGKRGIFYFFNNQHVECNEICHRLSLTRPSMEEPYKS, from the exons GAAAACTTTTAAAAGCGGAGTATATTCTGAGCAGTCTAATAAGCAACAATGGAGCAACGG gTACCTGGCTGTACAGAAATGAAAGTGACAAGGTCCTGGTGCAGTCGGTCTGTATACAGATCAGAGGGCAGATTCTGCAAAAGCTAG ggatgTGGTACGAAGCAGCAGAGTTAATATGGGCCTCCATCGTAGGATATTTGGCACTTCCTCAGCCGGATAAAAAG GGCCTCTCCACGTCATTAGGTATACTGGCAGACATCTTTGTTTCCATGAGCAAGAATGattatgaaaagtttaaaaacaatccACAAATTAATTTG AGCCTGCTGAAGGAGTTTGACCACCATGTGCTGTCCGCCGCAGAAGCCTGCAAGCTGGCAGCTGCCTTCAGTGCCTACACGCCACTCTTCGTGCTCACAGCTGTG AATATCCGTGGCACGTGCTTATTGTCATATAGTAGTTCAAATGACTGTCCTCcagaaatgaaaaacttttatCTGTGTGAAGCCAAAGAGGCCTTTGAGATTGGCCTTCTCACCAAGAGAGATGATGAGCCTGTTACTGGAAAACAGGAGCTTCACAGCTTTGTCAAAGCTGCTTTTGGTCTCACCACAGTGCACAGAAGGCTCCATGGGGAGACAGGGACAGTCCATGCAGCAATTCAGCTCTGTAAGGAAGCGATGGGGAAGCTGTACAATTTCAGCACTTCCTCCAGAAGTCAGGACAGAGAAGCCCTGTCTCAAGAAATTATGTCTATGATTGCCCAGGTGAAGGAACATTTACAAGTTCAAAGCTTCTCAAATTTAGATGACAGATCTTATGTTCCAGAGAGTTTCAAGTGCAGGTTGGATAAACTTATCTTGCATGGGCAAGTGGATTTCCAAAAACTCCTTGACACCCATTCACAGCACCATACTTCGGTGTGTGAAGTATTTGAAAGTGATTgtggaaacaacaaaaatgaacagaaaggtgCAAAAACAGGAGTCTGTATCACTGctctaaaaacagaaacaaaaaacatagatACTGTGAGTACTACTCAAGAAAAGCCACATTGTCAAAGAGACACAGGAATATCTTCCTCTCTAATGGCTAAGAATGTTCAGAGGGAACtcagaaggggaggaaggagaaactGGACCCATTCTGACGTATTTCGAGTCTCGTTGGATCAAGATGTAGAGACTGAGACTGAGCCATCGGACTACAGCAATGGTGGGGGAGCTGTTTCCAACAAGTCTCTGAGTGGCAGCCAGAGCTCCAGTGCTTGGAGCAACTTATCAGGGTTTAGTTCCTCTGCAAGCTGGGAGGAAGTGAATTATCATGTTGATGACAGATCAGCCAGAAAAGAGCCTGGCAAAGAATATCTGGTGGACACTCAGTGTTCCACTGCCTTGTCTGAGGAGCTAGAGAATGACAGGGAAGGCAGAGCTGTGCATTCGTTGTGTTCAGAGCTTCAGGATCTCTTTCTTCAGGAACCCAAAGATGACAATGCAGAGCCTTCTCAAAATCAGCCACATGAACAGTTGCCCTTGACACCCTTCCCTCCTCATAATATCCCAGGTACTTTCTTGGCCCCTGGTGCAGGGCTTCTAGAAGGAGCTCCAGAAGGTATCCAGGAAGTCAGAAATATGGCACCCAGAAATACTTCTGCTCACTCCAGACCCTCATATGGTTCTGCTTCTTGGTCTTCTGATTCTGGTAGGCCCAAGAATATGGGCACACATCCTTCAGTCCAAGATGAAGAAGCCTTTGAAATAATTGATGAGTTTCCAGAAACCAACTGTGATGCGAAagacaggcaggagaaagagCAGGGAGAAGAAATCGGTAAAAGAGGCACAGGCCCTACAGTTAAAGCTAGTCCCTCCTGGGTTGACCCAGAAGGAGAAACAGCAGAAAGCACGGAAGATGTACCCTTAGACTTTCACAGGGTCATGCACAATTCTCCGGGAAACATTTCCACGCTGCCATATAGCTCCTTCACCCCTAATCGGCCTGTTCAAAATTCTGACTCCAGAAAAAGTGGTGGTTCAGTTGCAGAGCAGGGCATCGACCCTGATGCCTCCACGGTGGATGAGGAGGGGCAACTGCTTGACAGCACGGATGTCCCCTGTACAAATGGGCATGGCTCTCATAGACTGTGCACTCTGAGAGAGCTGCCTGGTCAGAGGGCTGAGACCCCCAATTCCTCTGTAAGCAGTAACATCCTCTTCCCTGTCCTCAGCGAGGACTGCACTACCACAGAGGAAGGAAATGAGCCTGGAAACGTGCCAAATTGCAGCCAGAACTCCAGTTCATCCTCAGCGTGGTGGCTGAACTCACCTGTGTTTTCCAGCGGTTCTTCTGAGGGGGACAGTCCTTGGTCCTATCTGAATTCCAGTGGGAGTTCTTGGGTTTCATTGCTGGGAAAGACAAGGCAAGAGATCCTTGAGGCTCGCACCTTGCAACCTGATGACTTTGAAAAGCTCTTGGCAGGAGTGAGGCATGATTGGCTGTTTCAGAGACTAGAGAATACGGGGATTTTTAAGCCCAGCCAACTCCACCGAGCACATA ctgctcttttgttaaaatattcaaaaaaatctGAATTGTGGACAGCCCAGGAAACTGCTGTCTATTTGGGGGACTACTTGACTGTGAAGAAAAAAGGCAGACAAAGAAATGCTTTTTGGGTTCATCATCTTCATCAAGAAGAAATTCTGGGGAG GTATGTTGGGAAAGACTATAAGGAGCAGAAGGGGCTCTGGCACCACTTCACTGATGTAGAGCGGCAGATGACCGCACAGCACTATGTGACAGAATTTAACAAGAGACTCTATGAACAAAACATTCCCACGCAGATATTCTACATCCCATCCACAATATTACTG attttagaggaCAAGACAATAAAGGGATGTATCAGTGTGGAACCTTACATACTGGGAGAATTCGTAAAATTGTCAAATAATACGAAAGTGGtgaaaacagaatacaaagccaCAGAATATGGCTTGGCCTATGGCCATTTTTCTTATGAGTTTTCTAATCATAGAGATGTTGTAGTCGATTTACAAG GTTGGGTAACCGGTAATGGAAAAGGACTCATCTACCTCACAGATCCCCAGATTCATTCTGTTGATCAGAAAGATGTCACTACCAATTTTGGAAAAAGAGgaattttttacttctttaataaCCAGCATGTGGAATGTAATGAAATCTGCCATCGTCTGTCTTTGACTAGACCTTCAATGGAGGAACCATATAAGTCATAG
- the ALPK1 gene encoding alpha-protein kinase 1 isoform X6, translated as MKMPPTLSLALSLPAFPPGSRCSTLFLQASLRASILARDCAAAAAIVFLVDRFLYGLDVSGKLLQVAKGLHKLQPTTPIAPQVVIRQARISMNSGKLLKAEYILSSLISNNGATGTWLYRNESDKVLVQSVCIQIRGQILQKLGMWYEAAELIWASIVGYLALPQPDKKGLSTSLGILADIFVSMSKNDYEKFKNNPQINLSLLKEFDHHVLSAAEACKLAAAFSAYTPLFVLTAVNIRGTCLLSYSSSNDCPPEMKNFYLCEAKEAFEIGLLTKRDDEPVTGKQELHSFVKAAFGLTTVHRRLHGETGTVHAAIQLCKEAMGKLYNFSTSSRSQDREALSQEIMSMIAQVKEHLQVQSFSNLDDRSYVPESFKCRLDKLILHGQVDFQKLLDTHSQHHTSVCEVFESDCGNNKNEQKGAKTGVCITALKTETKNIDTVSTTQEKPHCQRDTGISSSLMAKNVQRELRRGGRRNWTHSDVFRVSLDQDVETETEPSDYSNGGGAVSNKSLSGSQSSSAWSNLSGFSSSASWEEVNYHVDDRSARKEPGKEYLVDTQCSTALSEELENDREGRAVHSLCSELQDLFLQEPKDDNAEPSQNQPHEQLPLTPFPPHNIPGTFLAPGAGLLEGAPEGIQEVRNMAPRNTSAHSRPSYGSASWSSDSGRPKNMGTHPSVQDEEAFEIIDEFPETNCDAKDRQEKEQGEEIGKRGTGPTVKASPSWVDPEGETAESTEDVPLDFHRVMHNSPGNISTLPYSSFTPNRPVQNSDSRKSGGSVAEQGIDPDASTVDEEGQLLDSTDVPCTNGHGSHRLCTLRELPGQRAETPNSSVSSNILFPVLSEDCTTTEEGNEPGNVPNCSQNSSSSSAWWLNSPVFSSGSSEGDSPWSYLNSSGSSWVSLLGKTRQEILEARTLQPDDFEKLLAGVRHDWLFQRLENTGIFKPSQLHRAHTALLLKYSKKSELWTAQETAVYLGDYLTVKKKGRQRNAFWVHHLHQEEILGRYVGKDYKEQKGLWHHFTDVERQMTAQHYVTEFNKRLYEQNIPTQIFYIPSTILLILEDKTIKGCISVEPYILGEFVKLSNNTKVVKTEYKATEYGLAYGHFSYEFSNHRDVVVDLQGWVTGNGKGLIYLTDPQIHSVDQKDVTTNFGKRGIFYFFNNQHVECNEICHRLSLTRPSMEEPYKS; from the exons GAAAACTTTTAAAAGCGGAGTATATTCTGAGCAGTCTAATAAGCAACAATGGAGCAACGG gTACCTGGCTGTACAGAAATGAAAGTGACAAGGTCCTGGTGCAGTCGGTCTGTATACAGATCAGAGGGCAGATTCTGCAAAAGCTAG ggatgTGGTACGAAGCAGCAGAGTTAATATGGGCCTCCATCGTAGGATATTTGGCACTTCCTCAGCCGGATAAAAAG GGCCTCTCCACGTCATTAGGTATACTGGCAGACATCTTTGTTTCCATGAGCAAGAATGattatgaaaagtttaaaaacaatccACAAATTAATTTG AGCCTGCTGAAGGAGTTTGACCACCATGTGCTGTCCGCCGCAGAAGCCTGCAAGCTGGCAGCTGCCTTCAGTGCCTACACGCCACTCTTCGTGCTCACAGCTGTG AATATCCGTGGCACGTGCTTATTGTCATATAGTAGTTCAAATGACTGTCCTCcagaaatgaaaaacttttatCTGTGTGAAGCCAAAGAGGCCTTTGAGATTGGCCTTCTCACCAAGAGAGATGATGAGCCTGTTACTGGAAAACAGGAGCTTCACAGCTTTGTCAAAGCTGCTTTTGGTCTCACCACAGTGCACAGAAGGCTCCATGGGGAGACAGGGACAGTCCATGCAGCAATTCAGCTCTGTAAGGAAGCGATGGGGAAGCTGTACAATTTCAGCACTTCCTCCAGAAGTCAGGACAGAGAAGCCCTGTCTCAAGAAATTATGTCTATGATTGCCCAGGTGAAGGAACATTTACAAGTTCAAAGCTTCTCAAATTTAGATGACAGATCTTATGTTCCAGAGAGTTTCAAGTGCAGGTTGGATAAACTTATCTTGCATGGGCAAGTGGATTTCCAAAAACTCCTTGACACCCATTCACAGCACCATACTTCGGTGTGTGAAGTATTTGAAAGTGATTgtggaaacaacaaaaatgaacagaaaggtgCAAAAACAGGAGTCTGTATCACTGctctaaaaacagaaacaaaaaacatagatACTGTGAGTACTACTCAAGAAAAGCCACATTGTCAAAGAGACACAGGAATATCTTCCTCTCTAATGGCTAAGAATGTTCAGAGGGAACtcagaaggggaggaaggagaaactGGACCCATTCTGACGTATTTCGAGTCTCGTTGGATCAAGATGTAGAGACTGAGACTGAGCCATCGGACTACAGCAATGGTGGGGGAGCTGTTTCCAACAAGTCTCTGAGTGGCAGCCAGAGCTCCAGTGCTTGGAGCAACTTATCAGGGTTTAGTTCCTCTGCAAGCTGGGAGGAAGTGAATTATCATGTTGATGACAGATCAGCCAGAAAAGAGCCTGGCAAAGAATATCTGGTGGACACTCAGTGTTCCACTGCCTTGTCTGAGGAGCTAGAGAATGACAGGGAAGGCAGAGCTGTGCATTCGTTGTGTTCAGAGCTTCAGGATCTCTTTCTTCAGGAACCCAAAGATGACAATGCAGAGCCTTCTCAAAATCAGCCACATGAACAGTTGCCCTTGACACCCTTCCCTCCTCATAATATCCCAGGTACTTTCTTGGCCCCTGGTGCAGGGCTTCTAGAAGGAGCTCCAGAAGGTATCCAGGAAGTCAGAAATATGGCACCCAGAAATACTTCTGCTCACTCCAGACCCTCATATGGTTCTGCTTCTTGGTCTTCTGATTCTGGTAGGCCCAAGAATATGGGCACACATCCTTCAGTCCAAGATGAAGAAGCCTTTGAAATAATTGATGAGTTTCCAGAAACCAACTGTGATGCGAAagacaggcaggagaaagagCAGGGAGAAGAAATCGGTAAAAGAGGCACAGGCCCTACAGTTAAAGCTAGTCCCTCCTGGGTTGACCCAGAAGGAGAAACAGCAGAAAGCACGGAAGATGTACCCTTAGACTTTCACAGGGTCATGCACAATTCTCCGGGAAACATTTCCACGCTGCCATATAGCTCCTTCACCCCTAATCGGCCTGTTCAAAATTCTGACTCCAGAAAAAGTGGTGGTTCAGTTGCAGAGCAGGGCATCGACCCTGATGCCTCCACGGTGGATGAGGAGGGGCAACTGCTTGACAGCACGGATGTCCCCTGTACAAATGGGCATGGCTCTCATAGACTGTGCACTCTGAGAGAGCTGCCTGGTCAGAGGGCTGAGACCCCCAATTCCTCTGTAAGCAGTAACATCCTCTTCCCTGTCCTCAGCGAGGACTGCACTACCACAGAGGAAGGAAATGAGCCTGGAAACGTGCCAAATTGCAGCCAGAACTCCAGTTCATCCTCAGCGTGGTGGCTGAACTCACCTGTGTTTTCCAGCGGTTCTTCTGAGGGGGACAGTCCTTGGTCCTATCTGAATTCCAGTGGGAGTTCTTGGGTTTCATTGCTGGGAAAGACAAGGCAAGAGATCCTTGAGGCTCGCACCTTGCAACCTGATGACTTTGAAAAGCTCTTGGCAGGAGTGAGGCATGATTGGCTGTTTCAGAGACTAGAGAATACGGGGATTTTTAAGCCCAGCCAACTCCACCGAGCACATA ctgctcttttgttaaaatattcaaaaaaatctGAATTGTGGACAGCCCAGGAAACTGCTGTCTATTTGGGGGACTACTTGACTGTGAAGAAAAAAGGCAGACAAAGAAATGCTTTTTGGGTTCATCATCTTCATCAAGAAGAAATTCTGGGGAG GTATGTTGGGAAAGACTATAAGGAGCAGAAGGGGCTCTGGCACCACTTCACTGATGTAGAGCGGCAGATGACCGCACAGCACTATGTGACAGAATTTAACAAGAGACTCTATGAACAAAACATTCCCACGCAGATATTCTACATCCCATCCACAATATTACTG attttagaggaCAAGACAATAAAGGGATGTATCAGTGTGGAACCTTACATACTGGGAGAATTCGTAAAATTGTCAAATAATACGAAAGTGGtgaaaacagaatacaaagccaCAGAATATGGCTTGGCCTATGGCCATTTTTCTTATGAGTTTTCTAATCATAGAGATGTTGTAGTCGATTTACAAG GTTGGGTAACCGGTAATGGAAAAGGACTCATCTACCTCACAGATCCCCAGATTCATTCTGTTGATCAGAAAGATGTCACTACCAATTTTGGAAAAAGAGgaattttttacttctttaataaCCAGCATGTGGAATGTAATGAAATCTGCCATCGTCTGTCTTTGACTAGACCTTCAATGGAGGAACCATATAAGTCATAG